The Chitinophaga caeni genome segment CCAACATACCTTGTTTCTTCAGGTTCGTTTCGTGGATACGGGCAAATGATTTCACCAGGATCGCGCGAACACCTAAATGACGGGGTTCCATGGCAGCGTGCTCACGGGAAGAACCTTCTCCGTAGTTTTCATCACCCACTACAACAGAACCGATATTGGCAGCTTTGTAGGCGCGGGCTGTAGCCGGTACAGGACCGTATTCACCCGTCAATTGATTTTTAACGCTGTCTGTTTTATCGTTGTAAGCATTCACGGCGCCGATCAACATGTTATTAGAGATGTTGTCTAAGTGACCGCGGTATTTCAACCAGGGACCAGCCATAGAGATGTGGTCAGTGGTACATTTACCTTTGGCTTTAATCAACAATTTCAACCCTTTTAGGTCAGTACCTTCCCAAGCTTTAAATGGAGCTAATAACTGTAAACGGTCGCTGGTAGGAGATACTACAACTTCAACATTGCTACCGTCCGCTGCCGGAGCTTGGTAACCGGGATCATCCACTGCGAAACCGTTCGGAGGTAATTCAAATCCTTTAGGTTCATCCAGTTTAACATCTTTACCTTCTTCGTTTTTCAAGGTGTCTTTCAAAGGATTGAAAGTTAAATCACCCGCGATAGCCAAAGCGGTAACGATTTCCGGGGAAGCTACGAAAGCGTGGGTCGAAGCTAAACCGTCGTTACGTTTTGCGAAGTTACGGTTGAAAGATGTGATGATGGAGTTTTTACGGGTAGGATCGTCAATATGACGTGCCCATTGACCGATACAAGGTCCGCAGGCATTGGCTAATACGATACCGCCTATTTTATCAAAAGTCTTTAATAAACCATCCCTTTCAATGGTAAAGCGAACTTGCTCGGAACCCGGGGTGATGGTAAATTCAGATTTTACTTTCAGATTTTTAGCAACCGCTTGTTCAGCTAAGGAAGCGGAGCGGGAAATATCTTCGTAAGAAGAGTTCGTACAAGAACCGATCAAGGCTACTTCCAATTTCTCCGGCCAGTTGTTTTCTTTAACGGCTTGAGCAAATTTAGAGATCGGCCATGCTAAATCCGGGGTGAAAGGACCATTTACATATGGCTCTAATTCATCCAGGTTGATTTCGATAACTTGATCGTAGTATTTAGAAGGATCTGCATACACTTCTGTATCGGGACGTAAATGATCTTTTACGCCATCAGCTAGCGTTGCAACTTCTTCGCGGGCAGTGATTTTCAGGTAGTCAGACATCTTTTGATCGTATGCGAATACGGAGCAAGTAGCACCGATTTCAGCACCCATGTTACAGATGGTTCCTTTACCGGTAGCGCTCAGGCTATCGGCGCCTTCACCGAAATATTCAACGATGCAACCGGTACCACCTTTTACGGTCAGGATACCAGCTACTTTCAAGATTACATCTTTGGCAGAAACCCAACCGCTCAATTTACCGGTCAGTTTCACACCGATTAGTTTTGGCATTTTCAGCTCCCATGGTAAACCGGCCATCACGTCTACCGCGTCAGCACCACCAACGCCGATTGCCAACATACCCATACCGCCGGCATTAGGGGTGTGGGAATCAGTACCGATCATCATACCGCCTGGAAAAGCGTAGTTTTCGATCACTACTTGGTGGATAATACCAGCGCCCGGTTTCCAGAAACCGATGCCGTATTTATTTGAGATGGAAGATAAAAAGTCGTAAACTTCTTTATTGGTATCTATTGCAACCGCTAAATCTTGTTCAGCACCTACTTTCGCTTGAATGAGGTGATCGCAATGCACCGTAGATGGAACCGCTACTTGATCACGACCGCAAGTCATGAATTGTAAAAGCGCCATTTGCGCCGTAGCATCTTGCATCGCTACGCGATCCGGGGCAAACTCCACATAAGATTTACCTCTTTCATAAGCAGCAGTGGTTGGTGCATATAAGTGTGCATACAAAATCTTTTCTGACAGTGTCAGCGGACGACCTAACATTTTACGGGTAGCTTCCACTTTACCCGGCAGTTCCGCATACACTTTTTTAATCATGTCAATATCAAACACCATGGAAATTAAGAATTTAAGAGCGGTTAAAAAATGCACCGCGAAGTTAATCAAATTTGGACAGTTTTTAAACTTTTCAACCTGGTTCCTGGCCTTAAATCTATGATACCAGCCAGTTATAAATAAGCCTTTTTAACCTTACCGTCATAAATTACCTCCTGGATTACCTGGTAAGAGGTATTTTGAAATGAAAAATAATTATGATAAATTTGATATATGAACAGGTTGAGAGATTTTATCGAATGGCAAGCCTTTGGAGTATGTTCTACCATCGGTAACAAGCTGGGCGTCGCAAGCTCCCGGATTCGATTGTTTTTCATTTATGCCAGCTTCCTGACCATGGGTTCCCCGGTAATTATTTACATGATTCTCGCATTCTGGGTAAATATGAAAAATTATATTAGCTATGGTCGCCGCAATCCATTGAAATATCTATAATCTGCAATTATGAAATCTGTTTTGCAGGATAGATCTGTTAGGATGGCTGCTGTTAGGATGGCTTCGCGAAGCCATCCCGGCAATTAACAAATTATCTTGTTCTCCCCATCAGGAAAATCCATCCCGGCAATTAACAAATTATTTTGTTCCCCCATCCGGAAAATCCATCCGGCAATTAACAAATTATCTTGTTCTCCCCATCAGGAAAATCCATCCCGGCAATTAACAAATTATTTTGTTCTCCCCCATCAGGAAAATCCATCCCGGCAATTAGCAAATTATTTTGTTCCCCCCATCAGGAAAATCCATCCCGGTAATTAACAAATTATTTTGTTCCCCCATCAGGAAAATCCATCCCGGCAATTAACAAATTATCTTGTTCCTCCCCATCAGGAAAATCAATCCCGGCGATTAACAAATTATTTTGTTCTCCCAATTAAAAAAATCAAGCCAATGAATAATTAGTCATTCCATGATAATGATTCTGCAATTGATGAACCATAATAGCTTCTCCAAGCTGGCGACTCTCATCCCTATAATGCAAGATTAATTGTGGGTGATGCCCCGGTGCATACCAAATAATTGAAAAGGGACCTTTGACATACAATTTCCCGTTGGGCGTATTCCCGTTTTGCAGGGTAAACTGTAATTTCAGCAATTGGGCCTCATCTAATGGAATGGGGGAAAGATCCTGGGGTTCGTACCAATACTCGGTATCATTTTCTTCAAATGCAACACAGGCTTGTTTGGCTTCGTGGTCAACTTGAACGATACTGCCTTGTTTGGTTTCCTCTTCGTATTTCGCCATTACCCAATCTCCCGGTTTTAACTCGTTTAATGGAATCATAGCTTGCATTTTTTTGGTGTGATATGAATTTACGGAATTATATTTAAAATTTTCACGGACAGGGTGTCGCGGCTTAAAATTTAATCTCCTTTTAAAAAAATGGGCTGAACAAGTTGCCCTGCTCAGCCCACGGATTATCTATCCGATATTGCTTAAGAATGTTGTACACCCGGTTGATACACTGCTTGGCGGATACGCACCAAGTCTTCCAATAAGGGTTCCAACAGGTCCAAACGGAGCATGTTGGCGCCGTCTGATTTCGCATTAGCCGGATCGGGATGCGTTTCTATAAATAATCCATCTGCACCGGTTGCGATAGCAGCTTTCGCAATTGTTCCGATCATATGAGGATTACCACCCGTCACACCACCGGTTTGATTCGGCTGTTGTAATGAATGGGTTACATCCATCACGACAGGCACGCCATGCGATTTCATGATCGGGATATTCCGGTAATCCACTACTAAATCCTGGTAACCGAACGTGGTTCCCCTTTCAGTGAGCATAATATTTTTATTCCCCGCTTGTTCAATCTTTTCTACAGCGAACTTCATCGCTTCGCCACTTACGAATTGACCTTTCTTAACGTTTACAAACTTACCTGTGTCTGCCGCGGCTAACAGGATGTCGGTTTGCCTGCACAAGAAAGCCGGAATCTGTAAAATGTCTACATAGGCTGCTGCCATGGCCGCTTCTGCTGCCGAGTGAATATCGGAAGTTACCGGTACGTTGAAAGTTTGACCGATTTTCTGTAATAACTCTAATCCTTCCACATCGCCCACACCGGTAAAGGAGTGGATACTCGTTCTGTTTGCTTTGCGGTAAGAGGCCTTGAATACATATGGTATATTCAACCTTTTACAGATGGTGCTAACCTTCTCGGCAACGGTCATTAGCAGGGCCTCATCCTCAACAACACAAGGTCCGGCAATTAAAAAGAAATTGTCGGGGTTATATTGTTCTTTAAATAAAGATTTTAAAATTTTCATGGCGCAAAATTACGGATTTTAAAGTCAACTTGGTTACGTAGATCGCCCTATGAAGGCTTTACAAAGTAATTGCATGATAGTTTTATGACAATTCTGTATCAAAGGATGTGTGGCAATGTTGAAGATATTGTAAAGCGATGGGGTCATGTTATTAAAAATAGGGCAGAGCGCGTTAATATTACAGTCAACAAACTAAATTTGGCCTTTAATTAGCAGTTATATATGAAGAAAGATAAGATTTTAGTCATCGGCGCCTGTGGGCAAATTGGTGTGGAGCTTACCCTGGCTTTGCGAAAGATGTACGGAGATGCAAACGTGGTTGCTTCCGATTTAAGGGAAGAGCATGATTTGCTGAAAGGCACCGGTCCTTACGTGTCGTTGGATGTGATGAATAAAGAAATGCTCCACGTGTTGATCATCAGGCATAATATCACGCAGGTATATTTACTGGCTGCTATCTTATCGGCTACGGGTGAGAAAAACCCGCTGCTGGCTTGGCATATCAATATGCAAAGTTTGTTGAATGTCCTCGACATCGCCAAGGAAGAAGGTTTGGATAAAGTGTATTGGCCTAGCTCTATCGCCGTATTTGGCCCTAACTCTCCGAAGGAAGAAACTCCGCAACATACGATTATTG includes the following:
- a CDS encoding aconitate hydratase, which gives rise to MVFDIDMIKKVYAELPGKVEATRKMLGRPLTLSEKILYAHLYAPTTAAYERGKSYVEFAPDRVAMQDATAQMALLQFMTCGRDQVAVPSTVHCDHLIQAKVGAEQDLAVAIDTNKEVYDFLSSISNKYGIGFWKPGAGIIHQVVIENYAFPGGMMIGTDSHTPNAGGMGMLAIGVGGADAVDVMAGLPWELKMPKLIGVKLTGKLSGWVSAKDVILKVAGILTVKGGTGCIVEYFGEGADSLSATGKGTICNMGAEIGATCSVFAYDQKMSDYLKITAREEVATLADGVKDHLRPDTEVYADPSKYYDQVIEINLDELEPYVNGPFTPDLAWPISKFAQAVKENNWPEKLEVALIGSCTNSSYEDISRSASLAEQAVAKNLKVKSEFTITPGSEQVRFTIERDGLLKTFDKIGGIVLANACGPCIGQWARHIDDPTRKNSIITSFNRNFAKRNDGLASTHAFVASPEIVTALAIAGDLTFNPLKDTLKNEEGKDVKLDEPKGFELPPNGFAVDDPGYQAPAADGSNVEVVVSPTSDRLQLLAPFKAWEGTDLKGLKLLIKAKGKCTTDHISMAGPWLKYRGHLDNISNNMLIGAVNAYNDKTDSVKNQLTGEYGPVPATARAYKAANIGSVVVGDENYGEGSSREHAAMEPRHLGVRAILVKSFARIHETNLKKQGMLALTFANKEDYDLIQEDDTFDINGLTSFTPGQPLTVVAHHKDGSSSEIVANHTYNEQQIEWFKSGGALNVIRAQFAK
- a CDS encoding PspC domain-containing protein — translated: MNRLRDFIEWQAFGVCSTIGNKLGVASSRIRLFFIYASFLTMGSPVIIYMILAFWVNMKNYISYGRRNPLKYL
- a CDS encoding tudor domain-containing protein: MIPLNELKPGDWVMAKYEEETKQGSIVQVDHEAKQACVAFEENDTEYWYEPQDLSPIPLDEAQLLKLQFTLQNGNTPNGKLYVKGPFSIIWYAPGHHPQLILHYRDESRQLGEAIMVHQLQNHYHGMTNYSLA
- the kdsA gene encoding 3-deoxy-8-phosphooctulonate synthase — translated: MKILKSLFKEQYNPDNFFLIAGPCVVEDEALLMTVAEKVSTICKRLNIPYVFKASYRKANRTSIHSFTGVGDVEGLELLQKIGQTFNVPVTSDIHSAAEAAMAAAYVDILQIPAFLCRQTDILLAAADTGKFVNVKKGQFVSGEAMKFAVEKIEQAGNKNIMLTERGTTFGYQDLVVDYRNIPIMKSHGVPVVMDVTHSLQQPNQTGGVTGGNPHMIGTIAKAAIATGADGLFIETHPDPANAKSDGANMLRLDLLEPLLEDLVRIRQAVYQPGVQHS